A single window of Salvia splendens isolate huo1 chromosome 8, SspV2, whole genome shotgun sequence DNA harbors:
- the LOC121744515 gene encoding uncharacterized protein LOC121744515 — protein MRCFRACFGHPKMVQHQCLSPSIESVTLIHENTESLKEEIVIPTKHISRLTEDMKLAENEMEGEKESLKKEYLPKESSSSCLEQESCCSSLFTLSIESSRQLLAAEKEVTSLLKSTSSKHEDEDYMTHQFSFDKSKSWRGRKDNEVEVESLSCWLLESEKSPQKNTAS, from the exons ATGAGATGTTTTCGTGCTTGTTTTGGCCACCCAAAAATGGTGCAACATCAG TGTTTGTCTCCCAGCATTGAATCTGTCACACTCATACATGAAAACACAGAATCACTGAAAGAGGAGATTGTTATTCCCACCAAACATATATCACGTTTAACTGA AGATATGAAGTTggcggaaaatgaaatggagggagagaaagagagtttgAAGAAAGAATATTTGCCAAAAGAAAGCAGTAGTTCATGTCTTGAACAAGAATCATGCTGCAGCTCTCTCTTCACTCTATCCATAGAATCTAGTAGGCAATTGCTTGCAGCTGAAAAAGAGGTCACAAGCCTACTCAAAAGCACATCATCCAAGCATGAAGATGAGGATTACATGACACATCAATTTTcctttgataaatcaaagtcatGGAGAGGAAGAAAAGACAACGAGGTGGAAGTCGAAAGCCTCTCGTGCTGGTTACTTGAGAGTGAGAAATCGCCACAGAAGAATACAGCAAGTTGA